One Mycolicibacterium sarraceniae genomic window carries:
- a CDS encoding DNA polymerase Y family protein, with amino-acid sequence MAIWCMDWPAVAAATAAGLPATAPVAVTLANRVIACSAAARAGGVRRTLRRREAQARCRQLHVVSADPARDARYFEGVTAAVDEVVPRAEVLRPGLLVLSVRGAARYFGSEAAAAERLVDAVAAAGAECQVGVADQLPTAVFAARAGRMIEPGGDAAFLSALSIRQLSGEPSLAGPGREELADLLWRMGIRNLGQFAALSRSDVTSRFGADATAAHRFARGEPVRGPSGREPAADLDAVLHCDPPVDRVDAAAFAGRTLASALHRSLEAAGVGCTRLAIHALTSGGGELTRVWRCAEPLTEDATADRVRWQLDGWLNRRNPDDRPNSPVTVLRLQPVEVVSAEALQLPLWGGVGEEDRLRARRALVRVQGLLGQEAVQLPVLSGGRGPAERITLTPLGDELVPRADPDRPWPGQLPEPAPAVILDDPVELLDAQGNPVRVTGRGMFTAEPARLDGAGHHYRGVLRWWAGPWSVDERWWDQSEQSRAGRTARAQVLVDDQSGEPGSALLLCYRRRRWYLEGVYE; translated from the coding sequence ATGGCGATCTGGTGCATGGACTGGCCTGCTGTCGCCGCGGCGACAGCGGCCGGGCTGCCGGCGACGGCCCCGGTCGCGGTCACTCTGGCCAACCGGGTGATCGCCTGTTCGGCGGCTGCCCGGGCGGGCGGGGTGCGCCGCACGCTGCGCCGGCGCGAGGCGCAGGCCCGGTGTCGGCAACTGCATGTGGTGAGCGCCGACCCGGCCCGCGACGCCCGCTATTTCGAAGGGGTGACCGCGGCCGTCGACGAGGTGGTGCCCCGCGCCGAGGTGCTGCGGCCGGGGCTGCTGGTGCTGTCGGTTCGCGGCGCGGCCCGCTACTTCGGTTCCGAGGCGGCTGCCGCCGAGCGGTTGGTCGACGCCGTCGCCGCCGCAGGTGCCGAATGTCAGGTGGGGGTCGCAGACCAGCTGCCGACGGCCGTTTTCGCCGCTCGGGCCGGCCGGATGATCGAGCCCGGTGGGGATGCCGCGTTCCTATCGGCATTGTCCATCCGCCAGCTGTCCGGTGAACCCAGCCTGGCCGGACCGGGGCGGGAAGAATTGGCTGATCTGTTGTGGCGCATGGGGATCCGTAACCTCGGTCAGTTCGCGGCACTGTCCCGCAGCGATGTGACCTCCCGGTTCGGGGCCGACGCGACAGCCGCGCACCGCTTCGCCCGCGGCGAGCCGGTGCGCGGGCCGTCCGGTCGCGAGCCGGCAGCCGATCTCGATGCGGTGCTGCACTGCGACCCGCCAGTCGACCGGGTCGATGCGGCCGCGTTCGCCGGCCGGACGCTGGCCAGTGCTCTGCACCGCAGCCTGGAGGCGGCGGGTGTGGGATGCACTCGACTGGCCATCCACGCCCTCACCTCGGGAGGCGGTGAGCTGACTCGGGTGTGGCGGTGTGCCGAACCGCTGACCGAGGACGCCACTGCCGACCGGGTGCGCTGGCAGCTCGATGGCTGGCTTAATCGGCGCAACCCGGACGACCGGCCGAACTCGCCGGTGACGGTGCTTCGGTTGCAACCGGTGGAAGTTGTTTCCGCGGAGGCGCTTCAGCTGCCGCTGTGGGGTGGGGTAGGGGAGGAGGACCGGTTACGGGCCCGCCGCGCGCTGGTCCGCGTGCAGGGGTTGTTGGGGCAGGAGGCCGTCCAGCTGCCGGTGCTATCCGGTGGCCGCGGCCCGGCCGAACGCATTACCTTGACCCCGCTCGGCGACGAGCTGGTGCCCCGAGCCGACCCGGACCGGCCCTGGCCCGGTCAGCTGCCTGAGCCCGCTCCGGCGGTGATCCTCGACGACCCGGTGGAACTACTTGATGCTCAAGGTAATCCGGTTCGAGTGACCGGGCGGGGGATGTTCACCGCCGAGCCGGCGCGATTGGACGGTGCGGGTCACCATTACCGGGGTGTGCTGCGTTGGTGGGCTGGGCCGTGGTCGGTGGACGAGCGGTGGTGGGATCAGAGCGAACAGTCCAGAGCCGGTCGGACGGCACGCGCTCAGGTGTTGGTGGACGACCAGTCCGGTGAGCCGGGATCTGCACTGCTGCTGTGCTATCGGCGGCGGCGGTGGTATCTGGAAGGGGTCTACGAATGA
- the guaA gene encoding glutamine-hydrolyzing GMP synthase: MTFPSPRPVLVVDFGAQYAQLIARRVREARVFSEVIPHTATVDEIKAKDPQAIVLSGGPSSVYADGAPQLDPAVFDLDVPVFGICYGFQAMAQALGGTVARTGTSEYGRTELEVVGGELHSGLPGTQPVWMSHGDAVTAAPAGFEVVAVSAGAPVAAFEDRARRLAGVQYHPEVMHTPHGQQILTRFLQDFAGVDAAWTPANIAETLIEAVQAQIGDGRAICGLSGGVDSAVAAALVQRAIGDRLTCVFVDHGLLRAGEREQVQRDFVAATGAKLITIDAEERFLQALSGVHDPEGKRKIIGREFIRAFEGAVRDIVTDGAGEVDFLVQGTLYPDVVESGGGTGTANIKSHHNVGGLPADLKFKLVEPLRLLFKDEVRAVGRELGLPEEIVGRQPFPGPGLGIRIVGEVTADRLDTLRRADSIAREELTSAGLDDQIWQCPVVLLADVRSVGVQGDGRTYGHPIVLRPVSSEDAMTADWTRVPYEVLERISTRITNEVSEVNRVVLDVTSKPPGTIEWE, from the coding sequence GTGACATTCCCTTCGCCTCGTCCCGTGTTGGTGGTCGACTTCGGCGCGCAGTACGCCCAGTTGATCGCGCGGCGAGTCCGGGAAGCCCGAGTGTTCTCCGAGGTCATCCCGCACACCGCGACCGTCGATGAGATCAAGGCCAAAGATCCGCAGGCCATCGTGCTCTCCGGTGGGCCGTCCAGTGTGTACGCCGACGGTGCCCCGCAACTGGATCCGGCCGTCTTCGACCTGGACGTGCCGGTGTTCGGCATCTGCTATGGCTTTCAGGCCATGGCCCAGGCGCTCGGCGGGACCGTCGCTCGCACCGGCACCAGCGAATACGGCCGCACCGAACTGGAAGTCGTTGGTGGCGAACTGCATTCAGGCCTTCCCGGCACACAGCCGGTGTGGATGAGCCATGGTGACGCGGTCACCGCCGCCCCGGCGGGCTTCGAGGTGGTGGCCGTCAGCGCCGGAGCCCCGGTTGCCGCGTTCGAGGACCGTGCCCGTCGACTGGCCGGAGTGCAGTACCACCCCGAGGTCATGCACACCCCGCATGGCCAGCAGATTTTGACCAGATTCCTACAGGATTTCGCTGGTGTCGACGCCGCGTGGACACCGGCCAATATCGCCGAAACGCTCATCGAAGCGGTCCAGGCTCAGATCGGCGACGGGCGGGCGATCTGCGGATTGTCGGGTGGCGTCGACTCGGCGGTAGCCGCGGCGCTGGTCCAGCGGGCTATCGGAGACCGGTTGACCTGTGTGTTCGTCGATCACGGACTGTTGCGTGCTGGTGAGCGTGAACAGGTGCAGCGCGATTTCGTCGCCGCGACCGGTGCCAAGCTCATCACGATCGATGCCGAAGAGCGCTTCCTGCAAGCGTTGTCGGGTGTGCACGATCCCGAAGGCAAGCGCAAGATCATCGGCCGCGAATTCATTCGCGCCTTCGAGGGCGCGGTGCGCGACATCGTGACGGACGGCGCCGGCGAGGTCGACTTCCTGGTTCAGGGCACGCTGTATCCCGATGTCGTCGAGTCCGGCGGCGGCACCGGGACGGCAAACATCAAGAGTCACCACAATGTTGGCGGTCTGCCCGCGGATCTGAAGTTCAAGCTCGTCGAACCGCTGCGGTTGCTGTTCAAGGACGAGGTGCGTGCGGTGGGCCGGGAGCTGGGCCTGCCGGAGGAAATCGTTGGCCGCCAGCCCTTCCCGGGCCCGGGTCTGGGTATCCGGATTGTCGGCGAGGTGACGGCAGACCGGCTGGACACGCTGCGCCGTGCCGACTCGATCGCCCGCGAGGAGCTGACGTCGGCCGGTTTGGACGACCAGATCTGGCAATGCCCGGTGGTGCTGCTGGCCGATGTCCGCTCAGTTGGCGTGCAGGGCGATGGGCGCACCTATGGCCATCCGATCGTGCTGCGGCCGGTGTCCAGCGAGGACGCGATGACCGCCGACTGGACGCGGGTGCCCTACGAGGTGCTGGAGCGCATCTCCACGCGCATCACCAATGAGGTGTCCGAGGTGAACCGGGTGGTGCTCGACGTCACGAGCAAGCCGCCCGGCACCATCGAGTGGGAGTAG
- a CDS encoding GMC oxidoreductase: protein MEPDFDVLIIGSGFGGSVSALRLTEKGYKVGVLEAGRRYADHEFAKTSWRLREFLWAPRLGCYGIQRIHLLRNVMILAGAGVGGGSLNYANTLYVPPDPFFNDPQWKHITDWRAELMPHYDQAQRMLGVVKNPSFTDADRIMKEVADEMGVGDTFTPTPVGVFFGVDGAKAPGKTVPDPYFGGVGPARTGCIECGECMTGCRHGAKNTLVKNYLGLAERAGAQVIPMTTVTGFAQRPGGVWEIHTVRTGRLARKDRRTFTAGQVVLAAGTWGTQQLLFKMRDTGRLAKLSDKLGVLTRTNSESIVGAGRMEARPDLDLTHGVAITSSIHPTPDTHVEPCRYGKGSNAMGLLQTLMTDGPGPEGSDVPRWKQLLTNAGEDPKAMIRMLSPRRWSERTMISLVMQHLDNSITTYTKRGVLGMRRMTSKQGHGLPNPTWIPAGNKVTRRIAEKIDGVAGGTWGELFNIPLTAHFLGGAAIGDNPDHGVIDPYQRVYGYPTLHVMDGAAVSANLGVNPSLSITAQAERATSLWPNKDEDDQRPDQGQPYRRLAPIEPKNPVVPVDAPGGLRHLPIEPINTGG from the coding sequence ATGGAGCCGGATTTCGACGTGCTGATCATCGGTTCGGGTTTTGGCGGCAGCGTCAGCGCGCTGCGGCTCACCGAAAAGGGCTACAAGGTTGGTGTTCTGGAGGCCGGCCGCCGCTATGCCGACCACGAGTTCGCCAAGACGTCCTGGCGGCTGCGGGAGTTCCTCTGGGCGCCCCGGCTGGGGTGCTACGGCATCCAGAGGATCCATCTGCTGCGCAACGTGATGATCCTGGCCGGTGCGGGCGTGGGCGGCGGGTCGCTGAACTACGCCAACACCCTCTACGTGCCGCCGGACCCGTTCTTCAACGATCCGCAGTGGAAGCACATCACCGACTGGCGCGCCGAGCTGATGCCGCACTACGACCAGGCGCAGCGGATGCTCGGCGTCGTCAAGAACCCGTCCTTCACCGACGCCGACCGCATCATGAAGGAGGTGGCCGACGAGATGGGGGTCGGCGACACCTTCACCCCCACCCCGGTTGGGGTGTTCTTCGGAGTCGACGGCGCGAAGGCCCCCGGCAAAACGGTGCCCGACCCCTACTTCGGCGGTGTCGGCCCAGCGCGCACCGGCTGCATCGAGTGTGGCGAGTGCATGACTGGCTGCCGGCACGGTGCCAAGAACACGCTCGTCAAGAACTATCTCGGATTGGCGGAACGAGCTGGGGCGCAGGTCATTCCGATGACGACGGTCACGGGGTTCGCGCAGCGTCCCGGCGGAGTCTGGGAGATCCACACCGTGCGCACCGGCCGCCTGGCCCGCAAGGATCGTCGGACGTTCACCGCGGGCCAGGTTGTTCTGGCGGCGGGTACCTGGGGCACACAGCAGTTGCTGTTCAAGATGCGCGACACCGGCAGGCTGGCGAAGCTGTCCGACAAACTCGGCGTGCTCACTCGCACCAACTCGGAATCGATTGTGGGCGCGGGCCGCATGGAAGCTCGCCCCGATCTCGACCTCACCCACGGTGTCGCGATCACGTCATCCATTCATCCCACGCCGGACACCCACGTCGAACCCTGCCGGTACGGTAAGGGGTCCAACGCGATGGGTCTGCTCCAGACTTTGATGACCGATGGACCGGGTCCAGAAGGTAGTGACGTTCCGCGCTGGAAGCAGCTGCTCACCAATGCCGGCGAAGACCCGAAGGCCATGATTCGGATGCTCAGCCCTCGGCGCTGGAGTGAGCGCACCATGATCTCGTTGGTCATGCAGCATCTTGATAACTCGATCACCACCTATACCAAACGTGGTGTGCTCGGGATGCGACGGATGACCAGTAAGCAGGGGCACGGCCTACCGAACCCCACCTGGATTCCGGCCGGTAACAAGGTCACTCGTCGGATCGCCGAGAAGATTGACGGTGTTGCCGGCGGAACGTGGGGGGAGTTGTTCAATATCCCGCTGACCGCGCACTTCCTCGGCGGCGCGGCAATCGGCGACAATCCCGATCATGGTGTCATCGACCCCTATCAGAGGGTGTACGGCTACCCGACATTGCACGTGATGGACGGCGCGGCAGTCTCGGCCAACCTCGGTGTCAATCCATCGCTATCGATCACCGCCCAGGCTGAGCGGGCAACATCGTTGTGGCCCAACAAAGATGAGGATGACCAGCGCCCCGATCAGGGGCAGCCCTACCGGCGGCTGGCGCCGATCGAACCGAAGAACCCGGTGGTGCCTGTCGATGCGCCGGGCGGGTTGCGCCACCTGCCGATCGAGCCCATCAACACCGGGGGCTAA
- a CDS encoding polyprenyl synthetase family protein codes for MVDPTHANNARRPSLDEFDRWRTDVRDAVLTHITDFIAARCADTLGDCGVDAAGNVLLEFVNGGKCLRSTFMYLGWLCGAPPNDAAIHATGSLELIHAFALLQDDVMDSSPARRGRPSAHVQLATWHAQRGLSGSSRRFGESGAVLLGDLCLIWAERVLRESGLSAEQLERAWPRYDAMRTELATGQFADLVLDIRKLPTLESVLQVARMKSGNYTVRRPLEIGAAMAGCHEQTLTRLGQYGEAVGEAFQLRDDILGIFGSPSTTGKPNGGDLLERKASSVMVTAHQMADPATREQFGELIDAEHLDETDLERWRSLILATGAVQRVERLIADRVEAAHEAIDGAGIDASIRAALLDMASVCTRRVA; via the coding sequence ATGGTCGATCCCACACACGCGAACAATGCTCGCCGGCCCTCGCTCGACGAATTCGACCGCTGGCGAACGGATGTACGGGACGCAGTCCTGACACATATCACCGACTTCATCGCTGCACGGTGTGCGGACACATTGGGTGACTGCGGCGTCGATGCGGCGGGGAACGTGCTTCTGGAGTTCGTCAACGGCGGCAAGTGCCTGCGATCGACGTTCATGTATCTGGGCTGGCTGTGCGGCGCGCCACCCAACGACGCGGCAATTCACGCCACCGGCAGTCTGGAGCTGATTCATGCATTCGCGTTACTGCAAGACGACGTCATGGACAGTTCGCCGGCAAGAAGGGGACGCCCCTCCGCGCACGTTCAACTAGCCACCTGGCATGCCCAGCGTGGCCTTTCCGGATCGTCTCGCCGGTTTGGTGAATCGGGGGCGGTGCTACTCGGCGATCTGTGCCTGATCTGGGCGGAGCGGGTGCTGAGGGAAAGTGGTCTCTCCGCCGAACAGCTCGAACGCGCCTGGCCCCGGTACGACGCCATGCGCACCGAACTCGCAACGGGCCAGTTCGCCGACCTGGTGCTGGACATCCGCAAGTTGCCAACCCTGGAGTCCGTGCTACAGGTGGCGCGCATGAAATCGGGGAACTACACCGTGCGGCGGCCCTTGGAGATCGGCGCAGCGATGGCCGGGTGCCACGAACAGACCCTCACCCGGCTCGGCCAGTACGGCGAGGCCGTGGGCGAGGCATTCCAGCTGCGTGACGACATTTTGGGCATTTTCGGTTCGCCCTCGACGACGGGCAAGCCGAACGGCGGCGACCTGCTTGAGCGCAAGGCCTCCAGTGTTATGGTCACGGCCCATCAGATGGCCGACCCGGCCACGCGTGAACAATTCGGCGAACTGATCGACGCCGAGCACCTCGACGAAACCGATCTGGAGCGCTGGCGCAGCCTCATCCTGGCCACGGGCGCCGTCCAACGCGTCGAACGGCTCATCGCAGACCGTGTCGAGGCTGCGCACGAAGCGATCGACGGCGCCGGGATCGACGCATCGATACGGGCGGCGCTGCTGGACATGGCCAGCGTGTGTACGCGCCGCGTCGCATGA
- the crtI gene encoding phytoene desaturase family protein, whose amino-acid sequence MRTLSEPTERVIVVGAGFAGLSAALHLAGRGRDVTVVEREPWPGGRAGRRDIGGYLVDTGPTVITMPDLIDEAFAAVGENASQRVELLPVDPAYRATFADGAAIDVHTDADRMAAAVRDFAGPSAAAGYAELRAWLDKLYRVEFDGFIAANFDSPLSMLTPQLARLAGLGGFRKWETMVKRHIADPRLQRIFTFQSLYAGVSPQQALAVYAVIAYMDTVSGVFFPRGGVRALSDALAAAARDAGVSFRYESTVTELERISSRVSGVITDTGERIPCDAVVLTTELPLTYQLLSRRPKRPIPLRAAPSAVVAHLGCPTARTGTQPLPHHTILFGDAWEQTFTDIIRHGRLMQDPSLLVSCPTASDSNLAPPGRDLLYVLAPAPNLDRGRIGWADAAEPYTQSMVDMVAQRLLPNLRDDVEVLHVDTPADWARQGMAAGTPFALAHTFAQTGPFRPANLVRGIDNAVLAGSSTTPGVGVPTTLISGRLAADRITGVPSASTTNIDLKARLP is encoded by the coding sequence ATGCGAACACTCTCGGAACCGACCGAGCGGGTGATTGTCGTCGGCGCGGGCTTCGCCGGTCTCTCCGCGGCGCTTCACCTCGCCGGCCGCGGCCGCGATGTCACGGTCGTGGAGCGGGAGCCATGGCCCGGTGGGCGCGCCGGCCGGCGCGACATCGGCGGGTACCTGGTCGACACCGGGCCGACGGTCATCACGATGCCGGACCTCATTGACGAGGCGTTTGCCGCAGTCGGCGAAAACGCTTCTCAGCGAGTCGAACTGCTGCCCGTCGACCCGGCTTACCGAGCCACGTTCGCCGACGGTGCCGCCATCGACGTTCATACCGACGCCGACCGGATGGCCGCAGCAGTGCGCGACTTCGCCGGACCGAGCGCAGCCGCCGGCTACGCCGAGTTGCGGGCGTGGCTGGACAAGTTGTATCGCGTCGAGTTCGACGGATTCATCGCCGCCAACTTCGACTCCCCCCTGTCGATGCTTACCCCCCAACTAGCACGGCTGGCGGGCCTCGGCGGATTCCGAAAATGGGAGACGATGGTCAAGCGACACATCGCCGACCCTCGATTGCAGAGAATCTTCACGTTCCAGTCCCTCTACGCCGGCGTCTCTCCGCAACAGGCGCTCGCGGTCTACGCGGTGATCGCATACATGGACACCGTGTCAGGAGTCTTCTTCCCGCGGGGAGGGGTCCGAGCACTCTCCGACGCGCTCGCCGCGGCAGCGCGGGATGCGGGCGTGAGCTTCCGATACGAATCGACGGTCACCGAACTCGAGCGGATATCGAGCCGAGTCAGCGGCGTGATCACGGACACGGGCGAGCGGATCCCCTGCGACGCGGTGGTATTGACCACCGAACTGCCCCTCACCTACCAACTGCTGAGCCGTCGGCCGAAGCGGCCGATACCGTTGCGCGCAGCGCCCTCGGCGGTCGTCGCACACCTGGGCTGCCCGACAGCCAGGACCGGCACGCAACCTCTGCCACACCACACGATCCTGTTCGGCGATGCGTGGGAGCAAACGTTCACCGACATCATTCGCCACGGGCGACTCATGCAAGATCCGTCGCTGCTCGTCAGCTGCCCTACTGCCAGTGACAGCAACCTTGCACCACCGGGCCGCGACCTGCTCTACGTGCTTGCACCAGCACCAAATCTGGACCGCGGCCGTATCGGCTGGGCTGACGCCGCCGAGCCCTACACCCAATCCATGGTCGACATGGTGGCGCAACGCCTGCTCCCGAATCTGCGTGACGATGTCGAGGTGCTGCACGTCGACACCCCCGCGGACTGGGCCCGGCAAGGCATGGCGGCCGGAACTCCCTTCGCGCTCGCGCACACGTTCGCCCAAACCGGACCGTTTCGACCGGCCAATCTCGTGCGCGGGATCGACAACGCGGTGCTCGCCGGATCGTCGACCACCCCCGGCGTGGGAGTGCCGACCACGCTGATCTCCGGGCGGCTGGCCGCGGACCGCATCACCGGCGTCCCGTCGGCTTCAACGACCAACATCGACCTGAAAGCCCGGCTCCCATGA
- a CDS encoding phytoene/squalene synthase family protein: MIHTELAAARIDDPQLREAYRCCRRIAAKHGRTYFLATRLLAPDQRPAVHALYAFARRADDILDEFDSHLDAAARGERLRVLSEQFFGDDDRRDEPVLVAVDHTVARYRISSKLFEDFLTSMRMDLTITDYPNRAALNRYMRGSAEVIGLQMLPVLGTVGDPGDAEPYAAALGQAFQLTNFLRDVDEDLMRNRVYLPADELAAHGVDRELLGWCHDHRRTDPRVRAALAEQHELTKKIYRSAAPGIALLAPRSRPCVTTALTLYSEILDRIEESDFAVFSHRATVGNARRLQVAGGALFRSWRARRAFPGAPPDNRSRGQGHGAA, translated from the coding sequence ATGATCCATACCGAATTGGCAGCCGCCCGAATAGACGACCCGCAGCTGCGCGAGGCGTACCGCTGCTGCCGCCGGATCGCCGCCAAGCACGGGCGGACGTATTTTCTGGCCACCCGGTTGCTGGCACCCGATCAGCGTCCCGCCGTTCACGCTCTCTACGCCTTCGCCCGCCGCGCCGACGACATCCTCGATGAGTTCGACTCGCACCTGGACGCGGCGGCGCGCGGCGAACGCCTGCGGGTGTTATCCGAGCAGTTCTTCGGCGACGACGACCGCCGGGACGAGCCGGTGCTGGTTGCCGTCGATCACACCGTTGCCCGTTACCGAATTTCCAGCAAGCTCTTCGAGGACTTTCTGACCTCAATGCGCATGGACCTCACCATCACCGATTATCCGAATCGCGCCGCACTCAACCGCTACATGCGTGGATCGGCGGAAGTGATCGGCTTGCAGATGCTTCCGGTGTTGGGAACCGTCGGCGATCCAGGTGACGCCGAACCATACGCAGCCGCATTGGGTCAGGCCTTCCAGCTGACCAACTTTCTGCGCGATGTCGACGAGGATCTGATGCGCAATCGGGTGTACCTGCCCGCTGACGAACTCGCGGCGCATGGCGTGGACCGAGAGCTGTTGGGATGGTGTCACGATCACCGTCGCACCGATCCCCGCGTGCGAGCCGCCCTGGCCGAGCAGCATGAACTGACGAAGAAGATCTACCGGTCTGCAGCACCGGGCATCGCACTCTTGGCCCCGCGGTCTCGGCCATGCGTCACAACCGCTTTGACGCTGTATTCGGAGATTCTCGATCGTATCGAGGAATCTGATTTCGCCGTGTTCAGTCACCGAGCCACTGTCGGGAACGCGCGACGGCTACAGGTCGCGGGCGGTGCGTTGTTCCGATCATGGCGCGCCCGGCGGGCTTTCCCCGGCGCACCTCCCGATAACCGGAGCAGAGGCCAGGGCCACGGTGCAGCGTGA
- a CDS encoding lycopene cyclase domain-containing protein, with protein MNDHWQYLILLALCLIITAPLEFFGSGVYRQGRRALWAIVPVAVGFLVWDSIAIAAAIWAYNPAYVTGMDIPPNIPIEEVLFFVVIPLCGLLTYNAVSAILEKRKRR; from the coding sequence GTGAACGATCACTGGCAGTATCTGATCCTGCTCGCCCTCTGCCTGATCATCACCGCACCGCTGGAATTCTTCGGATCCGGCGTCTACCGCCAGGGACGCCGCGCGTTGTGGGCGATAGTGCCGGTGGCAGTTGGGTTTCTGGTGTGGGACTCGATCGCGATCGCGGCCGCGATCTGGGCGTACAACCCGGCCTACGTCACCGGCATGGACATTCCACCGAACATCCCGATCGAGGAGGTGTTGTTCTTCGTGGTGATCCCACTGTGCGGATTGCTGACCTACAACGCTGTCAGCGCGATACTCGAGAAGCGCAAGCGGCGGTGA
- a CDS encoding lycopene cyclase domain-containing protein — translation MTGIGYTAPALIAVLTVCVAELKLLRTGIFRKPAYWLTMVIVLGFQVLVDGWLTKLSAPVVIYNERHTSGVRFPWDIPVEDFFFGFALVTAVLLMWGRR, via the coding sequence GTGACCGGAATCGGCTACACGGCGCCGGCGCTGATCGCCGTGCTGACCGTGTGCGTGGCGGAGCTGAAGCTGTTGCGTACCGGCATTTTCCGCAAACCTGCCTACTGGCTGACGATGGTGATCGTGCTGGGCTTCCAGGTGCTCGTTGACGGTTGGCTGACCAAGCTCAGCGCCCCGGTGGTCATCTACAACGAACGGCACACCAGCGGCGTTCGATTTCCGTGGGACATCCCCGTCGAAGACTTCTTTTTCGGCTTCGCTCTGGTCACAGCGGTGCTTCTGATGTGGGGGCGACGATGA
- a CDS encoding FAD-dependent oxidoreductase → MGATMTDRRRQRHPATPGLADAHALSERPRTVIVGAGIAGLAAATALAERGVAVDVVEKENYLGGRVGGWTEHHAGSDFAMNRGFHAFFRQYYNLRDLLRRIDPQLRMLTPVEDYPLIDGAGRRDSFRGLPRTPPLNALVFALRSPTFRLSDLARIDARAAAPLAAVSVPGVYHQLDHVDAESFLKNINFPESARHLAFEVFSRSFFADPSQLSAGELATMFHIYFLGSSEGLIFDVANANFDVSLWNPLRDYLSDRGVRFRMGTRVRRVDTVGACGFMVHTDPGDPIGADAVVLATDVNGLQAIAAESTDVGSPMWHEQIRDLRSAPSFAVHRLWLDSPVAADRPPFLGTSGHEPLDNISVLNRYESQAAAWARRNQGSVVELHSYALKTATPSQDALRQLHALYPETASANVVYERILERSDCPLFTPGTYTRRPTVVTPQPGLVLAGDGIRIDLPVALMERAATTGWDAANHLLSRWGLAGHDLHTVPTQGRYALLRSLAQRQANAGC, encoded by the coding sequence GTGGGGGCGACGATGACCGACCGCCGGCGCCAGCGACATCCCGCGACACCGGGCTTGGCAGACGCCCACGCACTGTCGGAGCGTCCGCGCACGGTGATCGTCGGAGCCGGTATCGCCGGGCTGGCCGCCGCGACCGCACTGGCCGAACGAGGTGTGGCTGTCGATGTGGTGGAGAAGGAGAACTACCTGGGCGGAAGAGTCGGCGGCTGGACCGAACATCACGCCGGATCCGACTTCGCGATGAATCGCGGATTCCACGCATTCTTTCGCCAGTACTACAACCTTCGTGACCTGCTGCGGCGGATCGACCCGCAACTGCGGATGCTGACGCCCGTCGAGGATTACCCCCTGATCGACGGAGCCGGCCGACGTGACAGTTTCCGCGGTCTGCCCCGGACGCCACCGTTGAACGCACTGGTGTTCGCGTTACGTAGCCCGACCTTCCGGCTCAGCGATCTGGCTCGGATCGACGCGCGCGCCGCCGCGCCGCTGGCGGCGGTGTCGGTGCCCGGCGTCTATCACCAGCTGGATCACGTTGACGCCGAATCATTTTTGAAGAACATCAACTTCCCGGAGTCGGCACGTCACCTCGCCTTCGAGGTGTTCTCGCGCAGCTTCTTCGCCGACCCCTCACAGCTGTCGGCCGGCGAGTTGGCGACGATGTTCCACATCTACTTCCTGGGTTCCAGCGAGGGCCTCATTTTCGATGTCGCAAATGCCAACTTCGATGTGAGTCTGTGGAATCCGCTGCGCGACTATCTCAGCGACCGTGGGGTGCGATTCAGGATGGGCACCCGGGTGCGCCGCGTCGACACCGTCGGCGCCTGCGGATTCATGGTGCACACCGATCCTGGCGATCCAATCGGCGCGGACGCGGTTGTCCTGGCCACTGACGTGAATGGCCTGCAAGCCATCGCCGCGGAGTCCACCGATGTGGGATCCCCGATGTGGCACGAACAGATTCGAGACCTTCGCAGCGCACCATCATTCGCGGTACATCGACTGTGGCTTGACTCACCCGTCGCAGCCGATCGGCCCCCGTTTCTCGGCACGTCGGGTCACGAACCGCTGGACAACATCAGCGTGCTGAACCGCTACGAAAGTCAGGCCGCCGCGTGGGCGCGCCGAAACCAAGGCTCGGTTGTCGAATTGCATTCGTACGCATTGAAGACCGCGACACCCAGCCAGGATGCCCTGCGGCAGCTGCATGCACTGTATCCGGAGACCGCATCGGCGAACGTCGTCTACGAACGCATCCTCGAGCGAAGCGACTGTCCGTTGTTCACGCCGGGCACCTACACCCGTCGCCCCACGGTCGTGACGCCGCAGCCTGGATTAGTGTTGGCTGGCGATGGAATTCGTATCGATCTGCCGGTCGCACTGATGGAGCGTGCGGCTACGACCGGGTGGGATGCCGCCAACCACTTGCTATCGCGCTGGGGCTTGGCCGGACATGACCTCCATACCGTTCCCACGCAAGGCAGGTACGCACTGCTGCGCTCGCTGGCTCAGCGGCAGGCGAACGCCGGATGCTGA